ATAGAAGGGTTAAGAGGGGATACAAAACAAGGATTAAGGAAAGGTAAAATTAAATGTCATTAAATATGTATTATCAATTATCAGAATTTTATAAAAGAGATGTTAGTTTCGTTTTTAATGAAGAAACTAATGGATTAGATTATTTTGGCTTAATGAATGGGGATAAGGTTAATTATGAAAAGGTGATTTATTATGATGTTGATAAATTAGATAAATATATTAATGATTATGATATTCTTCCAACAATGGGTGCTCCATTGGTTAGTGAAAAATTTAAAAATACATTTAATCATTTATTGAGAGAAAAAATTGATTTTTTTGAAGTAGAAATTAAAGACGAAAAAGGAAATATAAATAAAGATTTTTATTGCTTTAATATAATAAATTCTATTTCTTGTATGGATAATGAAAAATATATTGTTGAAAAGACTCGTTATGAGACAATTAGTATTAAGGAATTATACATAGAACCTAATTCATTAAAAGAATATTCTATTGTAAGAATGGAAGAACATAAATCATACATTATAGTTTCAGAAGAGTTTAAAAAACGTTGTAAAGAAGCTAAACTAAAAGGAATTGAATTTATAGAAGAAGGGCATAGTATTTATACTAATTTATAATTGTCAAATTTAATATATAATGAATAAATTAAATCAAAACCCGATAGCGCAGATTTATAACCCCTGCCGATTATAATTAATAAATACTAAAAAACAAGAATAAAAGATTATGAAAATATATAGTGTAGCACCAGATGGTAACGAAATGGCTGATATGGCGAATGCTAGGTATTTTAACTTAGCATTAAAACAGATAGAAGAACATATTGAATGGCTAAAAACTGCTAAAAAACCAGTACAAGCAGTTTTGGCTCATATTGACATACTTTTGTTATTATCACGAAAATTTAGAACTGATGCTAATTTAAGTATCAAAAAAGACCGAGTTCAAGAATGGAAAGTAATTTTTTTTGATTGGTACGAACGTTGTAGTAGTAAAATACCAGCAAAGTTTAGAGAGGAAATAAAGCAAAATGCAGATGAATTATTTACAGAGTTAGAAACTTATGGACATTGATATTTTTAAATAAAATATAAATAAATATGAAAATAAAAGAAATTTTTTTATCAAAAGATGATGATGATAAAGTTGAATTAATTAATAGTTTGAATTTTGATGATTATGAAGATAAGTGGGATTTAATTTTGGAGGTTATAGAGGATAAAAATGAATATGATTTAGTAAGGATTGAAGCGTTAAAAGTTATAGAAATAATTGATGTACATAAAATTATACTAAATAAATGATGTAAGTTAATTTTAAAATTATTAAAAAATGAAGAAGATTATGACGTAAGAAATTATGCTTTTATAGCTTCGAGAAATTTGATTAATGATAGTGAAGAAATTAAGAATTTGATTAGTGAAATAGTTTTATCAAAAGAAGATATTGATATACGACATAATGCTTATTCAGGTGTTCTAAGGATTAATAATGAGCTTGATAAGAATAATATTTTAAAATTATTTTTAGATGATTCAGATTTTTCTAGTTTTGCAAAAAAAGATATTTCTTAGTTTGTAATATGTATTAAAAGATAAAAACCACAATATAAAAATTGTGGTTTTTACTTTGTTATAATATTATTAAAAAAAAGGTTCTTTAAAAGCAATAGAGGTCTAACACCTTTAAATAGTATATCTCTGATATTGCTGAGTACATTTCTTAGTATCCTATTAAACTAGGAAATGGATGACTTAATTTTTATGTTTTCATTATAACTAGTATTGATAGTAAATATGCAAAGTATTAATAAAAGGTAAGAAGTATAATGTAAAAGTTATGTTTTTTTATTAATATTATAAAATAAAAAAAATGATTAAGAAAAGTAACAATTAGTATATGGATTTCAATACAATAGAAGAACAGATCAAATTAAAGAAAAAAGAACGATTAGCTTCGTTAAAATCGGATACTTCTGTAGATGATACAGTAGAAGAAAATTTAGAAAAAGAATATCGTATAAAATCGATACTTGATGGTTCTTTTTTATTTTATCATGACAAAAAAAAAGATAGAGCCTTAATAGCAAGGTTAGAATTACACCATTTAATGAATAAAGATATTTTTACTGAATGTTTACCAAAAAGATGGGACACAGGCAAAAAAACAAGTAAAAAGCAACGCAAAAAAATAGCAAATAGAATAGCAACTTATTATATGAAACACTTTAAAAAAGTTGTTTTTCAATAGCATAATATAAAACCACAGTAAAAATTATTTTTTATTCTCCAAAAACTTAATTCATTTAAGTTTTTGGAAGTAGCCAACGAAATAAATGGTGTTAAAAAATAAGTAAATCTTACGTTTATTGATAAAATATTTTTTTGTTCACATTGGTATTAGTTTACTGTAAGGATCAACTATGATAAAAAATAAGTTATAACCAAAAATGTGATTTTAAATACTAAAAACAATTGCAATTACTGATAGAATTTCTTCTTATGAAGAGATAAAAAAAATTAAGAAATTAAGTTCTTGGTAGAATTTATAATTCTACCGTAAATGATTAAGTAAATAAAAAGAAAAATAACCAATAAAAAAGAAAAAACATGAAAATTACAACCTTACTTTTAATATGCTCATTAAGTTCACTAAGTGTATTCTCAAAAGCTAGAATACCAGTTCCTTACGGAACAGTAGAAAAGATTATAAAAATACAAGATTTACCAGATACAGAAGATTTTAAGTTAAAAGACGGGAGATATTTTGATATTGGAAGTAAGTATACTAAAAGTCATTTATTATGGCTGTCTTATAGTAATACAGAGCCTGAAATAGTAGGTTTTATAAAAGGAGATGAAAATACTTTTTTAAAATTGAGTGCTGAGGATTTAAAAAAAATAGAAGAAATAACAGGAGTTCTTATTCCGAAAAAAGGAGAAGTTTCGTTTTTTGACAAATTCGTAGGAAAAGGACTTTTAGGTATTTTGGCTTTGTTTATACTGTACGGTATTTATGATCGTTTTTTTGGTAAAGGTGACGACGAAGAGTAGTAGCAACTTTTGATAACCTAAGAATATTACTGGTAGCAAAAGTTAATTAGCATAATAAAAAATAAAACCATAACGAAAGTTGTGGTTTTTTATTGAAATAATTTTCTGTCATAAGTCTTGTGAATAAAGAGTAATTTTAAGACTAATAAATAAAGGATTACTATTTAAAAAGAAATATAACGATTTAACAAACTATGTTAGTCTAAGGTTATTTCAGTACAAAACTTATAGATAAAACAAAAGACTCGCCAATTAGCGAGTCTTTTGTTTTATTTATAGTTATTTATTTTTCAGTTACTACTTTATCAACAATCAAGCGATTTTCACGATTAGCTACCTCCCAAGCAGTATGAAAAACTAAACGAGTTCTGCTTTCTAATAGCTCATAGTTAATTTTATCAGGCGTATCGGTAGGTTGGTGATAATCAGCATGTGTTCCGTTAAAATAGAATATAACAGGAATGTTATGCTTTGCAAAATTATAGTGATCTGAACGATAATAAAAACGATTAGGATCGTTCTCTTCATTATACTTATAATCTAAGTTAACATTGGTATATTTTTTATTCATAGCTTCAGATATATTGTGTAACTCAGTACTCAACTTATCAGCTCCAATTAAATAGATGTAATTAGGTTTTCCTTTATGACGGTCATCAACTCTACCAATCATATCAATATTTAAATCTGTAACAGTATTTGCTAATGGAAAAATTGGATTTTCTGTATAATATTTAGAACCTAACAATCCTTTTTCTTCTCCTGTTACATGTAAAAAAAGTAAAGAACGTTTTGGTCCTTTACCAGCATCTGCAGCTTTTTTAAAAGCTTCAGCAATTTCTAAAATAGCAACAGTACCAGAACCATCATCATCAGCACCATTATAAATTTCTCCGTTTTTAACACCTTCATGATCTAAATGGGCAGAAATTACTACAATTTCATCTGGTTTTTCTGTTCCTTTAATAAAAGCAACTACGTTTTCAGAATCTTTTAAAATCATTCCTCTACGGTTGTTACTTAAGTAAGCAGAAGGTACTTCTTGAAAATATTTAGTACCACCTAAAGGTGATTTAATACCTTGATTTATATAAAAATCTTTTAAATAATTAACCGCTTTTTTTTGACCAGGTTCACCTGTGTCACGGCCTTCAAATTCATCTGAGGCATATATAAATAAATGTTTACCTAAATCTTTAGCTGTAATCGTTTTTGCAAATTTAGCAGCATAATCTATATTAGAATCATTATTAATACTCGTAGTAGTGTCTTTACTAACTCCACAAGCTGCAAGTACTACGGCACTTGCTATATAAAGTAATTTTTTCATCGATATTTAATTGAAATTAGGTTTTATTTAATTCTTAAAAATAACAAATTGTTACAGAGGTTCAAATTTAATTTTTCTTTATAACGAATTGTTCTAATGTTTTGTTAAAACTTATGAGTTCTTTAGGAAATAATTGTTCAAATGCATTATTATTGATTAATTCTTCTGAAGTTCCACTATATATCTGTTTTTCAGAAAGTAAAATAAATTCATCAGCAAGCTGAATGGCAAGATTTACCTCGTGTGTTGAAATAATAATAGTTTTCCCCGTATTTTTAACTAGCTTTTTTAATAATGAGAATACTTTAAAAGTATGGTGAATATCTAGGTGGGCAGTAGGTTCATCTAAAATAATAATTTCAGTATCTTGTGCTAAAGCACGAGCAATAAGAACTCGTTGAAGCTGTCCGTCACTTAACTCATAAAATCTGTTATTTTTTAAATGACTAATTGCTGTTTCTTCAATTGCCCAAAGAATTTTTTTAATATCTTTTGCTGATAATTGATCTATCCAATTTGTGTATGGTTGTCTTCCTAAAGCAATTAATTCAAATACTGTTAATTGACTTTGTGGTATACGTTCGGTTAAAACTAAACTTAACTTGGTTGCTAATTCTTGATATGAATAATCAGCACTATTCTTTTGATTAATCTCTATGGTTCCACTTAATGGTTCTTGAACCTTAGATAAAGTGCGCAATAAAGTTGATTTTCCTATTCCGTTTTTACCTAAAAGAGCAACAAACGTCCCTTTTTCAACAGATAGATTGATATTTGAAGCAATTATTGTTTGCTTTTTTTTTGTTTGATAACCTATTGATAGATTATCAGTTTTAAGAACGATATTTTTTTTAGAATCAGTCAAACCTATACATATATTTTCTTCTTACGAATTAATAGCCAAATTACTACAGGTGCTCCAAATAATGATGTTATGGCATTAATAGGTAAGGTATATTCACTTGTTGGTAATTGAGCGATTGAATCGCAAATTAATAATACAATTGCACCAATTAGTGCAACTGCAGGTAATAATATTTTGTGATTAGATGTTGAAAAAAATATTTTAGCTATATGCGGTACAGCTAGACCAATAAAAGCTATTGGACCTGAAAAAGCAGTGATAACACCAGTAAGTAAACTTGTAATTAATAAAATAATATTTCTGCTTTTTTTAATGTTTATACCTAAGCTTTTTGCATAACTTTCACCTAGTAAAAAACTATTTAAAGGTTTAATTACAGTGAATGTACCAAAAACAGAGATGGTATAAATAATTCCAAAAACGATAAGTTGTTTCCAAGTTAAATTACCTAAACTTCCAAAGTTCCAAAATTGATATTGTTGAATTTGTTCTGCTTCACTAAAATAGGATAATACACTTATTATAGCGGAAGTTAATGAACCAAACATTAATCCAATAATTAAAATAGACATGGTATTTCGAACCCTATTAGCAGCAATAATTACTGCAGATAATACGAGAAAAGAACCCAAACTAGCAGCTATAGGTAATGCCCAGCTAGAAAAAGAAATAGCAGAAATAACACCTCCAAATAATCCAGAACCTAAAATAAGTAAGGCTACTCCCAAACTTGATCCTGAAGAAATACCAAGTACAAAAGGACCTGCTAAAGGATTTCGAAATAATGTTTGCATTAGTAGCCCGCAAATAGATAAGCCAGAACCTACCATAATAGCAGTCATTGCTTTTGGTAAACGAAAATTTATAATAATTGTTTCCCAGCTAGCTTTAGAAGCAATACCGCCAGTTAACGAATTTAAAATTTCTTTAAAAGGAATTGTCACCGAACCTAAGCTAATATTAAGAAATAAAAAAACAACCAATAATATTGATAAAAGTATAAATTGATTTGTGTATTTTTTTTGGTGTGTGTTCAAAAAAGAGTTTTATTTTTGGAAATTAGTAATAGTCTTAGAATTCGTTGTTTCAAGTGTTTTTAAAAATTCAACCATTTCACTAGTCAATTTTAACTGCTCATTATTATTCCAATAATTTTTATTAAAAGGGTGTTTTATTTTAAATATATCTTTTCTATTAGATATTTTATTCTTTTTATTGATTTTTTTATGATTTTCTGTAGCTGTTTTATAAATATACGTTATATCATAATTTATAGGGTTTTCTCTGCCTTTATAAAAACACTCTACAGAATACTTTAATTTGGCGTTATCTATGCGATATTTATTTGTTATCTCTTTTTTAATAAAAGTTATAAATAAACTATTTTTTAAATCTCTATATTTAATATGTCTTTTTACTGTAAATTTAGATTTATTATTATTTGACCACATCACTTTACTTAAAGAGTAGTCGTTTGAATTTAAAATATAATAACCTTTTGTTGAATCGTTATTAGACTTGGAGTTAAAATCTAATTTAATTAAAGAGTCTTCTTTCAAAAATGATTTTTTAATTTTAAAATATTTTGGAGATACAGAAATTCTAACAAAGTTTGTTAAAAGCTCATTAAAGCTCAATAATTTAAAATACACATCATTTTTATCATATGCTGCTTTACGCATATTGTTAATATATACAGTATAATTTTTTTTAGAAATTGGGTTTTCAGTTGTCGAAAAAAGAACTTTTCTATTTACGATCCCATTTAAATCTTGAATTTTAATGATAGAATCGTTTCTTTTTAAAATAGTTCTTAAAAAAAACTCTTCATTGTAACTTTTTGGTGAAAAACCTTTTTTTATAGTTGAAACCATCTTCTTAAAAAAAGAATCTTTGTTATTTACAATAACCTCTTCTAAATTAAAAGATTTAGGATCAAGATAAATTATTGAGTTAGAAGGGAAATCGGTTATTCTTAATTTTATATTTTCATAACCTAGAAAATGAAATTTAATAGAATCGCTTTTTGAAACGAAATCAAACTTCCCTTCTTCATTTGTAATTGTAAAACTATCTTTATTGTAAATATCAACAAACTCAATCGGTTCTAAGGTTAGTTTATCTAATACAGTTCCTGTTATTGTTTTTTGAGAAAAGAGGAGTGGTGCAATAATCCAAAAAGCAAAAAATAAAATTTTATTTTTCATTTTAAATTAATTAAAAAAGTAATCAATTGTTGAATAGCCAATCCACGATGGCTAATAATATTTTTTTCTTCAGAAGTCATTTGTGCAAATGATTTATCAAATCCTTCAGGTTGAAATATAGGATCGTACCCAAAACCTTTTTCACCTTGCTTTTGAGTTAATATTTTACCTTTACAAATACCATTAAATAAAAATTGTTCTCCATTTAAATTTAAACAAAGAGAGGTTCTAAACTGTGCAGACCTATTGTCTTTTTCATTTAGTTCGGTAAGTAATTTTTGCATGTTATTTTCTGTATTTGCCGGTTCACCAGCATAACGTGCAGAATATACTCCTGGAGCACCGTTTAAACTTTCAACTTCTAAACCGGTATCATCAGCAAAACAATTATATTCGAATTTTTCGGTAATATGATTGGCTTTAATTTTTGCATTTCCATCTAATGTAGTCGCGGTCTCTTCTATATCATCAAAACAATTAATGTCATTTAAAGAAAGTAATTCTACAGTGTCTGGAAGCATTTTTTGTACTTCAGCTAACTTATTTTTGTTATTCGTAGCGAAAACGAGTTTCATTTGTTCAGAAATTATAGAAACAAATGTATCAATTTTTATCATCTTTGTAATTAATATTCTTGTTTTTATAAAAAACTTAAAAAACCTTACATCCATTGAATTTAAAGGAATGTCGTGTGAATGTCGGGTTAAAATCAATTAAAATGTTTCATCAAAAAGAAAAGCTAAAGTAACATTGTATGGAAAATAAAAATTTACTTACCATGAAACAACCAGCATTAGGAAAAAGGATTTCCGAATTAAGAAAACAAAAAGGATTAACTCAAGAAGAATTAGTAGAAAAATGCAATATAAATGTGCGTACTATTCAACGAATAGAGGCAGGAGAAACAATACCTAGAAGTTTTACTATTAAAACAATATTGCAAGCTTTGGATGCAGATATTAATGTAGATAACATTATAAATGAAATTGAAATAAGCAATAATGATAGAAAGGTGTTAAACTTAGCTTGGATTTTTGGAATTATATATTTTGTTTTTGGAGTTATTGAAACAATTGCAGATGTATATCATATTACTCAAAATGAAATGATTTTTGGAATAACATCTTATGCATGTATTAAAGTAATTTCTGCAATAACATTTGTGCTCTTTTTTATGGGGTTTATAAAATTAGCAAAAAAATACTCAAGTAAATTATTAGAGGTAATTGTATATGTTTTTATGATTACTTATGTTTTTTCAGAACTATACGATATCTTTTTAATTAGTTCGTCTAACGAAACAATAATTGTAACGAGTATTGTTGAACTAATGAGTATTGTTGAGCTAATTATTTTTGGAACAATTCAAATAATATTCGGATTATCTTTATTGCAATTAAAAACAAAATTTGATAGCCTTATAAAGGTTAATGGAATTTTGGAGATTATAACAGGTATTTGTGTTGCAACAGTAGTTTTGTCTTCTATTGGATTATTTTTTTTAATACCTACTATAATTATAGAAGTTGTAGTTTTATATAAGTTTGCTAAAAGCTAATTAATTTATTTATAAAAGTGCAAAATGTTTAGTAAGTGAAAGAGTAAGGTAGCAATTATGCCTAAATATTATATTTTCTTTATAAAGAATAGCGTAGTGAAGTATAAACAAAAACGAAATTTAGAAGTTTCTAAATTTCGTTTTTAAGAATAAAAGGTTATAAGTTTTAAGACTTTAATTTATTCATTTCTACTTTTAATATATTTCTTTTCTATTTTATTTAAACGGTCCTGAATTTTTAAAATAATAGATTCTTTACGAAATACTTTAGAAGTTGTAGAGTCTTTTTAGCTATTTAACTTTGTTTTCATTCTAGCTAATCCTTCTTACCACTAATTAAGATTTCTTCATTAATACTAATGTCATCTTCATAATCGCTTATTAAAGTTTTGTTTTCATTAATAATAGATTCTTCTTCAGCTTTAATTTGATTATCTAATTGTGCTAGTTTATCTGCTTCTAAACGTAGTTCTTCTTGCTGATTTAAGTAAGCTATTTCTTTAGCTTTACGTTCATCTTCTAGTTTCTTACGAGCGTTTTCTAATTTTTGTTTACGTAAAGCTAATTCGCTTTTAGCATCCGTTAAAGGAGCAGCTGATTCAGTTTCTGTTTCTTGAACAGTCTTAACTTCTTTAGGAGTAGCTCTTTTTTGTTTTCTTGCTAACTTTTTTTCAAGAGCAACTAATTCACCTTTTCGATCATTAATCAAATTCTTTAAATTCGTTAACCTCGTTTGAACATTAGCTACGATTTTTTCTTTTCTTTTAACCTCTTTTTTAGTTGCTTTTTTATCTTTTTTAAAGTTCTCTAAATTTGAGTTTACACGTTTTAGAGCACTAATTCCACTAATTAAGAATTCTTCATTAGCACTAATTTGGTTTTTCTTATCCTTAACTTTATTCTTTAAAACTTTAATTTCATCTTGTGCAGATGCTTCTTGTACAGTAACTAAGCTAGTAAATAAAATAGCAAATATTAAAAATTTTAATGTTTTCATTTTAATTTAATTTTGTGTGTTTTTAGGGGCGACAAAATTATAAAATTTAGAATAGAAAAAGGCTATTAATATAGAAAATATTTTTTTAAAAAAAAGTATAGATTTGTTTTTATGAAAAAAAGTGTTTGATAGAAGCGTTATAAGTAGGTAACAATCACTACTCGTGATGATAAGGTTCGTTTCGTAGAATTGTAAAACCTCGATATATTTGTTCAACAATAAATAATCGAATCATTTGATGTGAAAAAGTCATCTTAGAAAGTGATATTTTGCCTAATGCTTTTTTATATATTGCCTCAGAAAACCCATAAGGCCCACCTATAACTAATACTAATTGTTTAATACCTGAATTCATTTTTTTTTGTAAATATTGAGAGAACTCAATAGATGAAAAATGTTTCCCTTTATCGTCAAGTAAAACTAACTGATCAGTATTTTGAAGTTTAGATAAAATTAATTCACCTTCTTTTTCTTTTTGCTGAGATTCGCTAAGATTCTTTACGTTTTTTATGTCAGGTATAATATCTAACTCAAATTTAACGTAATGTTTTAATCTATTTTGATAGTTATTAATTAACTGAATCAAATTTTTGTCATCAGTTTTACCAATAGCGATTAGTTTTATTTTCATAAGCTTTCATTTCGAAATGTTTTCTGAAATAAATTTATTTCAAAACGTTTTTAAAGTAATAATAGGCGCAAATTTATTTGTTTTAAAGCATAAATTCAGTTGAATTAACAAAATAATTCCATAGAATAAAATCAATCCGTATTTTTACAGTATAATAAAAGAGAAGAATGATATCAAAAGAACAATTTAATAAAGAGCTAGAGCTAATAATAACCAATGCTATTCGTGAAGATATTGGAGATGGAGATCATACATCTTTATCATGTATCCCCAATGAAGCAATAGGAAAAGCTAAATTGTTAGTTAAAGATGAAGGTATTATTGCAGGAGTAGAGTTTGCTAAAAAGGTTTTTAATTATGTAGATGCTGATTTAGAAATAGAAACATTAATTAATGATGGTGATGAAGTAAAATATGGAGATATCGTTTTTTACGTGTCAGGAAAATCACAATCAATTTTAATGGCAGAGCGTTTGGTTTTAAATGCAATGCAACGTATGAGTGCAATTGCAACTAAAACTAAGTTTTTTGCAAATTTATTAGAAGGTACTAAGACCAAAGTATTAGATACACGTAAAACAACACCAGGTATTCGTGCTTTAGAAAAATGGGCAGTAAAAATAGGTGGAGGAAAAAACCATCGATTTGCGTTATATGATATGATAATGATAAAAGACAATCATATTGATTTTGCAGGTGGAATAACACAAGCAATAACTAAAACAAAGAAATACTTAGCTAACAAAGGATTAGATATTAAAATTATAGTAGAAGCACGTAGTTTAGAGGAAATTAAAGAAATTTTAGCTAATGAAGGTGTGTATAGAATTTTAATAGATAATTTTAATTATGAAGATACTTGTAAAGCAGTAGCCTTAATAGGAGACACATGTTTAACTGAATCTTCAGGCGGAATAAACGAAGAAACTATTCGTAAGTATGCAGAGTGTGGGGTAGATTTTATTTCATCAGGTGCATTAACACATTCGGTATATAATTTAGACCTAAGTTTAAAGGCTGTAAATTAATATTTTATATTTTTGCAATTTTTAGAAAAGGAAATAATTTTAGTAAATAAAATTATACTATGTTTAAAAAAGAATGTTTTAATTTTAATAAGTTGTATAATTTATAAATTAGTATA
This genomic stretch from Tenacibaculum sp. Bg11-29 harbors:
- a CDS encoding imm11 family protein, which translates into the protein MYYQLSEFYKRDVSFVFNEETNGLDYFGLMNGDKVNYEKVIYYDVDKLDKYINDYDILPTMGAPLVSEKFKNTFNHLLREKIDFFEVEIKDEKGNINKDFYCFNIINSISCMDNEKYIVEKTRYETISIKELYIEPNSLKEYSIVRMEEHKSYIIVSEEFKKRCKEAKLKGIEFIEEGHSIYTNL
- a CDS encoding M28 family metallopeptidase; this translates as MKKLLYIASAVVLAACGVSKDTTTSINNDSNIDYAAKFAKTITAKDLGKHLFIYASDEFEGRDTGEPGQKKAVNYLKDFYINQGIKSPLGGTKYFQEVPSAYLSNNRRGMILKDSENVVAFIKGTEKPDEIVVISAHLDHEGVKNGEIYNGADDDGSGTVAILEIAEAFKKAADAGKGPKRSLLFLHVTGEEKGLLGSKYYTENPIFPLANTVTDLNIDMIGRVDDRHKGKPNYIYLIGADKLSTELHNISEAMNKKYTNVNLDYKYNEENDPNRFYYRSDHYNFAKHNIPVIFYFNGTHADYHQPTDTPDKINYELLESRTRLVFHTAWEVANRENRLIVDKVVTEK
- a CDS encoding ABC transporter ATP-binding protein: MTDSKKNIVLKTDNLSIGYQTKKKQTIIASNINLSVEKGTFVALLGKNGIGKSTLLRTLSKVQEPLSGTIEINQKNSADYSYQELATKLSLVLTERIPQSQLTVFELIALGRQPYTNWIDQLSAKDIKKILWAIEETAISHLKNNRFYELSDGQLQRVLIARALAQDTEIIILDEPTAHLDIHHTFKVFSLLKKLVKNTGKTIIISTHEVNLAIQLADEFILLSEKQIYSGTSEELINNNAFEQLFPKELISFNKTLEQFVIKKN
- a CDS encoding iron ABC transporter permease yields the protein MNTHQKKYTNQFILLSILLVVFLFLNISLGSVTIPFKEILNSLTGGIASKASWETIIINFRLPKAMTAIMVGSGLSICGLLMQTLFRNPLAGPFVLGISSGSSLGVALLILGSGLFGGVISAISFSSWALPIAASLGSFLVLSAVIIAANRVRNTMSILIIGLMFGSLTSAIISVLSYFSEAEQIQQYQFWNFGSLGNLTWKQLIVFGIIYTISVFGTFTVIKPLNSFLLGESYAKSLGINIKKSRNIILLITSLLTGVITAFSGPIAFIGLAVPHIAKIFFSTSNHKILLPAVALIGAIVLLICDSIAQLPTSEYTLPINAITSLFGAPVVIWLLIRKKKIYV
- a CDS encoding carboxypeptidase-like regulatory domain-containing protein, translating into MKNKILFFAFWIIAPLLFSQKTITGTVLDKLTLEPIEFVDIYNKDSFTITNEEGKFDFVSKSDSIKFHFLGYENIKLRITDFPSNSIIYLDPKSFNLEEVIVNNKDSFFKKMVSTIKKGFSPKSYNEEFFLRTILKRNDSIIKIQDLNGIVNRKVLFSTTENPISKKNYTVYINNMRKAAYDKNDVYFKLLSFNELLTNFVRISVSPKYFKIKKSFLKEDSLIKLDFNSKSNNDSTKGYYILNSNDYSLSKVMWSNNNKSKFTVKRHIKYRDLKNSLFITFIKKEITNKYRIDNAKLKYSVECFYKGRENPINYDITYIYKTATENHKKINKKNKISNRKDIFKIKHPFNKNYWNNNEQLKLTSEMVEFLKTLETTNSKTITNFQK
- a CDS encoding non-canonical purine NTP diphosphatase translates to MKLVFATNNKNKLAEVQKMLPDTVELLSLNDINCFDDIEETATTLDGNAKIKANHITEKFEYNCFADDTGLEVESLNGAPGVYSARYAGEPANTENNMQKLLTELNEKDNRSAQFRTSLCLNLNGEQFLFNGICKGKILTQKQGEKGFGYDPIFQPEGFDKSFAQMTSEEKNIISHRGLAIQQLITFLINLK
- a CDS encoding helix-turn-helix domain-containing protein, with translation MENKNLLTMKQPALGKRISELRKQKGLTQEELVEKCNINVRTIQRIEAGETIPRSFTIKTILQALDADINVDNIINEIEISNNDRKVLNLAWIFGIIYFVFGVIETIADVYHITQNEMIFGITSYACIKVISAITFVLFFMGFIKLAKKYSSKLLEVIVYVFMITYVFSELYDIFLISSSNETIIVTSIVELMSIVELIIFGTIQIIFGLSLLQLKTKFDSLIKVNGILEIITGICVATVVLSSIGLFFLIPTIIIEVVVLYKFAKS
- the rlmH gene encoding 23S rRNA (pseudouridine(1915)-N(3))-methyltransferase RlmH, encoding MKIKLIAIGKTDDKNLIQLINNYQNRLKHYVKFELDIIPDIKNVKNLSESQQKEKEGELILSKLQNTDQLVLLDDKGKHFSSIEFSQYLQKKMNSGIKQLVLVIGGPYGFSEAIYKKALGKISLSKMTFSHQMIRLFIVEQIYRGFTILRNEPYHHE
- the nadC gene encoding carboxylating nicotinate-nucleotide diphosphorylase — encoded protein: MISKEQFNKELELIITNAIREDIGDGDHTSLSCIPNEAIGKAKLLVKDEGIIAGVEFAKKVFNYVDADLEIETLINDGDEVKYGDIVFYVSGKSQSILMAERLVLNAMQRMSAIATKTKFFANLLEGTKTKVLDTRKTTPGIRALEKWAVKIGGGKNHRFALYDMIMIKDNHIDFAGGITQAITKTKKYLANKGLDIKIIVEARSLEEIKEILANEGVYRILIDNFNYEDTCKAVALIGDTCLTESSGGINEETIRKYAECGVDFISSGALTHSVYNLDLSLKAVN